DNA sequence from the Chryseobacterium indicum genome:
TACACCGGAAACTACAGAAAAACTAAAGAAAGCCTTTGGTAAAGATAATGTATCGATAAGACCAAACGGAATTCTTGATAATTTGAACTTAAACTATCCCAACGAAGCCGCAAGACACAAATTACTCGATGTGATCGGTGATCTGGCTTTGGCAGGAGTGAAAATAAAAGGTAAGGTAATTGCCAACAAACCGGGACATTACGTAAATACCCAGTTTGCAAAAAAACTGAACCGCCAGTGGAAATTGCAGAAAAAGAAAAATGTTCCTGATTTTGATTTAACAAAAGAACCGGTTTTCGATATCAACGGAATCATGAAACTGATGCCTCACAGACCGCCGTTCTTGTTGATCGATAAAATTCTTGAGCTTTCAGATTCTCATGTTGTAGGTCTTAAAAATGTTACAATGAACGAACCTTTCTTCGTTGGACATTTCCCGAAAGAACCCGTAATGCCGGGAGTTTTACAGGTAGAAGCTTTGGCTCAGACAGGGGGGATTCTTGTTTTGGCAAGCGTTCCGGATCCCGAAAATTACTCTACGTACTTTATTAAAATAGATAAAGTAAAATTCAAGAGAAAAGTAATTCCCGGAGATACGCTTATTTTCAAGATTGAATTAATAGAGCCTATCAGAAGAGGAATTGTTCATATGCAGGGTTATGGTTACGTAGGAGATACAGTAGCGGTAGAAGCAGAACTTATGGCCCAAGTTGCAAAAAATAAAGTTGATTAAATGATTCATCAGTTAGCAGCCGTAGATAAACGTGCGAAAATCAGCAAAAATGTAATCGTAGAACCTTTTACTACAATTGCAGGGGACGTGGAAATTGGCGAAGGAACATGGATTGGTCCCAATGTTACCATCATGGATGGTGCAAGAATCGGTAAAAATTGCAGAATTTTTCCGGGAACGGTAATTTCTGCGATTCCTCAGGATTTGAAATTTGATGGTGAAGATACGCAGGTCATTATCGGCGATGAAACAACGATCAGAGAATGTGTAACGGTAAACAGAGGAACAAAAGCCTTAGGTTTTACTAAAATCGGGAAAAACTGCCTTATTATGGCAACTTCCCACATTGCTCATGACTGTGTTATCGGAGATCATGTGATCATCGTAAACGGGTGCGGTATTGCAGGCCACGTAGAAATCGGAGATTATACCGTAATGGGTGGTTTATCTGCTGTTCATCAGTTCGGAAAAATCGGAAAACACGTAATGATTTCAGGAGGTACTCTGGTAAGAAAAGACATTCCGCCTTATGTAAAAGTAGCGAGAGAGCCGATGTCTTATGCAGGAATTAATTCCGTAGGTTTAAGAAGAAGAGGATTTACCAATGAGAAAATCTTTGAAATTCAGAAAATTTACAGAGCGATCTTCCAGATGAAGATGAATGTTTCCCAAGCGTTGCTTTACATCGAAAAAGAAATGCTTCCGACGGCTGAAAGAGATGAAATCCTTCAGTTTATCCAGAATTCTCCTCGAGGAATCGTGAAAGGATACGGAACAGGGAAGGAAAGAGAATAGTAAAGAAAAGTTTAGCTCAGTTATCAATGAAAAGTCTGATTTTTGTTTTAATGTGTTTTACAGCATCTTTTTTGTCCGGACAACAGACAGAAGGATTGAAAACGGAGAAAACAGCCAAGACTTCTATTCTGGAAAGAAGACTGCCTTCAAAATCTAATGACAGCATTGCTAAACATAATCTTAATGATATTCTGAAACAGAATAATTCCGGCGGAAACTCAGTTTTTGGAACCGCAAACCCTTATCATTCCGAGATTCAGACGAATGTAAACAGGCTGAATAATAATGTGAATTCATTCAATAATAATGTTTTCAACAGACTGCCAACTCAGGGCGAAGGAATACAATTTAACAAAAGAAAATAAAAAAATATATAATAATTAATGGCAACAAGTAACGATATCAGAAAAGGACTTTGCATCGAATACAGCAACGATATTTATAAAGTTATCGAATTCCTTCACGTAAAACCGGGAAAAGGTCCTGCTTTCGTTAGAACAAAATTAAAATCTGTAACCAACGGTAAAGTAATCGACAATACTTTCTCTGCAGGTCACAAAATTGATGAGGTAAAAGTAATCACAAGAAAATACCAGTATCTTTACGATGATGAAAATGGTTTTCACTTCATGAATAACGATGACTTCTCTCAGTTATACCTTAACAAAGAAATGATCGAAAACTCCAACCTGATGAAAGCGGGTGAAGAAGTAACCATCATTTTGAAAGAAGCGGACGAAACTCCGCTTTCGGCAGAATTACCGCAGTCCGTTTATCTGGAAGTGGTAGAAGCGGATCCGGGAGTAAAAGGAAACACAGCAACCAACGCTCTTAAAAACGCAATCGTAGAAACAGGAGCAAGAGTAATGGTCCCTCTGTTCATTGAGCCGGGAGACAAGATCAAAGTAAGCACAGAAGATGGTTCTTACTTAGAAAGAGTAAAAGAATAATTATTCACAAATAATATGAGGCTGGAAGTATAACAACTTTCAGCTTTCATTTTTTATGGCAGCTTTGTAGTTTACCCTGAGCTTGTCGAAGGGGCAGTCGGGCTGCAATTAAAATTGGAAAAACAAAACCGTGTCAGGATTCCAAACCTAGACACCGTTGAAAATTTAAAACATCATTAAAAAAAATATGACGTTTCATCAGCCACAAAAACTGAAAACTATTGCCGAACTTATCGGGGCAAAATTTGTAGGTTCAGAAGACTTCGAAGTGTTGGGAACGAATGAAATTCACATGGTAAAAGCCGGTGAAATCGTTTTCGTTAACCATCCCAAATATTACGATAAAGCATTAAATTCCGCTGCGACGATTATTTTGATCGATAAAGAAGTAGAATGCCCGGAAGGAAAAGCACTGCTGGTTTCAGAAGATCCTTTCAGAGATTTCAATAAAATCAATACCCATTTTACAAGAATCTATAACTTCACGGAAGAACTTCATGATGTAGAAATAGGAGAGGGAACAAAAATTCATGCTTCTGCGGTTATCGGAAATAACGTGAAAATAGGAAAAAACACCCTGATTTTTCCTAATGTTGTCATCGGCGACCGAACAGTAATCGGAGATAATGTAGTGATCCAGTCCAATACCGTTTTAGGCGGCGATGCCTTTTACTACAGAAAACTGAACGGCAATTTCGACCGTCTCATTTCGGTAGGAAACGTAGTGATCGAGAACAATGTAGAGATCGGAAACGGTTGTACCATCGACAGAGGAGTTACAGATTCTACCATTATCGGAGAAGGTTCTATTCTGGATAATCAGATCCAGATTGGGCACGATACCGTGATTGGAAAAAAATGTCTTATCGCTTCTCAGGTCGGTATTGCAGGATGCTGTGTAATCGGTGATGAGGTTACCTTATGGGGACAGGTGGGCATTGCCTCAGGAAATAAAATTGAAAGCGGTTCTGTATTATTAGGGAAAACCGGAGTAAACAGAGATCTCGAAAAAGGAACTTACATCGGGATGTTTGCGGAAGATTTTAAAACGTATCTTAAAAAAGAAGTCAAACTGAGAAATCTCAAATAAACAAATTAGTTAGATTTATCTTAAATCAAAGAAATTTAATTAAATTTGTGTGCATTTAAAAAAGTAATAAATAAATTAAATAAATAATAAAATGTCAATTTTAGTAAACAAAGATTCTAAAGTAATTGTACAAGGATTTACAGGGAACGAAGGTACTTTCCACGCAAGCCAGATGATCGAATACGGAACCAACGTAGTAGGAGGTGTTACTCCGGGAAAAGGAGGAAGCGAGCACTTAGGAAAGCCTGTATTCAATACGGTAGCAGATGCTGTAGAAAAAGCCGGAGCTAACGTAAGTATTATTTTCGTACCGCCTGCATTTGCTGCTGACGCTATTATGGAAGCTGCTGAAGCTGGGATCAAAGTTATTGTATGTATTACTGAAGGTATTCCTGTAGCGGATATGGTGAAAGTAAAATCTTACATTGCTGACAGAGACTGCAGATTGATCGGTCCGAACTGCCCGGGAATCATTACTTCTGAAGAAGCTAAAATTGGAATTATGCCAGGTTTCGTTTTCAAAAAAGGTAAAGTAGGTATCGTTTCTAAATCAGGTACTCTTACTTACGAAGCTGCAGATCAGGTAGTAAGAGCGGGTTACGGTATCTCTACAGCAATCGGTATCGGTGGAGACCCGATCATCGGAACAACTACAAGAGAAGCTTTGGAATTATTCATCAACGATCCTGAAACTGAAGCGGTTGTAATGATCGGAGAAATCGGTGGAGGTCTTGAAGCGGAAGCAGCAAGATGGTACAAAGCAAGTGGTTCTACAAAGCCGGTTGTAGGTTTCATCGCAGGACAGACTGCTCCTAAAGGAAGAACAATGGGACACGCAGGTGCAATCGTAGGCGGAGCAGAAGATACAGCTCAGGCTAAGATGGAAATCATGAGAGAAAACGGAATTAACGTGGTAGACTCTCCTGCTGATATTGGTGCTACTGTTGCAAAAATTCTAGGATAACATAAACATAACGATATGAAAAAATTTTTATTAGCCTCTGCATTGGCACTTTCTACCATGTCTTTCGCACAGATCGATTTTAGTAGTACAAGATTTGGTGTCACTGTCGGAGGAAACTATTCCCGAGTGAAGAATGCTCACAATCCTTCCGGTCCTAGATATACCGTTCAGGCAGGAGTATTGGCTTTAATACCGATAGGTTCAGCCAACCAGTTTTTCATACAGCCTGAAGTAGTTTACTTTGGAGCAGGAGAAACAGGAAAGGATAAGGATGCTAAAAACTATCCAGGTTATGATGCTGTATACGCAAATAACTATCTGAGTGTACCGATCTCGTTTAAAGGATATTTTTCTGAATCTGAATCTGAATTTTTTGGGTTAATAGGTCCTAGATTTAATTTTTTATTAAGTCAGAACGTTAAAAACGCACCTAAGATCTACTACACAAAAGATCAGATTGATCCGAATTATCCTAATGTAAATGGTAAAGCAAGTTCATTTAACTTTGGAATAGGACTAGGAGTAGGATATAGCTATAAAAGACAGCTTGAACTTACGGCAAGATATGATTTCGGAGTTACGAATACATATCCCGGCCTTGATCAGGAGCCGAAAGGGACCAATAAAGGAAAGTCTGAGCAGGTTCTTAGTTTAAGCTTAAGCTACATCTTCAAATAAAAATTGATTCTAATCAAAACATAAAAACTCCCGAAACTTAATGTTTCGGGAGTTTTTTTATTTAAAAATTCTGTTTAAAACTTATCCTTTAATCCATTTCCAGATTTCCTTCAGAGTAGCTTTATTTCCGTACATTAAAATTCCCACACGGTAAATTTTACCTGCCAGAAATATCATAAAAAGAGTCGTTCCTAGAAGCAAGCCAATAGACAGCGCAATCTGCCACGCCGGAACTCCGTAAGGAATTCTCGCAATCATGGCAACAGGAGACGTAAACGGAATAATAGAAAGCCAGAATCCTAAAGGACCATCCGGATTATTCATTAACGTGAAACTCCCATACATTCCAAGCATTAAAGGCAGAACTGCAAATAATGTGAACTGCTGCGTTTCTGTCTCGTTATCTACAGCAGAACCGATTGCGGCATAAATGGAACTGTAAAAGATATATCCTAAAAGGAAAAATGTTATAAAAACGAAAATAATTAAAGGGAAATTCAGTTCCAGTAAACTATGCGAAATCTGAGTTCCCATCTGTAAAACATCAAATTTTTCAGCAACACCTTCATTCCCGGGAATATTTTTCGGAATGGCAGAAAATCCGGTATTCAGAACCAAAGCTCCGATAACCGACATCGTGATCCAAACGATAAATTGAGTAAGTGCAACCATTGTTACCCCCAGAATTTTTCCCATCATCAGTTCAAAAGGCTTCACCGAAGAAATAATAATTTCCACAACACGGTTGTTTTTCTCTTCCAGTACGCTTCTCATCACCCTAACTCCGTAAATAATAATGAACATGAAAGTCACGTACATTAAAAGCATACTCAGAACGCTTTTTACGCCGAAAGCAAGATCAGAATCTTCTTTATTGTTTTCTGAAACGTTGATGGTTTTTAAATTGAAACTTTTGTCCAGATTATCAAGTTGTATTTCTGCGATTCCGAGTTTCTTTATTTTTTCCTTTTTAATGATTTCATTAATGTCCGAAACAATCTTCTGCTTCGTATCGAACCCGATTTTATTGTTGATGACAAGTCTCGTATTCTTTTCTAATTCGTCAAAATTCTGATCTTTCAGTTCAGGCAGAACCAAAATTCCGTCTAAAGATTCATTGTTCTTCAGATTGTTGATCTTTGACTTTTCATCTGCCGCAGAAACAAAAACATAGTTCAGTTTATCATTCGATTTCAGTTGATTTTTAAACAAGCCGTTTTTATCAACTACTTCAATAATGCTGTGAGATTCGTTAGCCTTAAACATCAAACCGATAACAGCGCCAAAACCCAGTAAAAGAATCGGAGCTAAAAGCGTTAATATGATGAAAGATTTTTTCTTAACCTGCGTAAGAAATTCTCTTTTTGTAATTAAAAAAATATTATTCATAATTAAGAATTGTTGCTTACCGCATTAATAAACACCTCGTTCATACTCGGAATTTTTTCGTCGAATGACCTTACTTTTCCCACATGTACAAGATCCAGAAGAATATGATTTTGGTCAGTCTCATTTTTCAGATCAAAGGAAAGCAAATTGTTTTCATTGCTGATATTGAAAATTTCATATTTATTTCTGAAAGCCTCCAGTTGAGAATCATTGACATCAGAAACCGTAATTCCGAAAATATTTTTCTTGAATTTCTCGCGTACATCAAAAACCCTTCCGTCGATAATTTTTTTTGAATTATTAATCAAAGCCACATAATCGCACATTTCCTCCACACTTTCCATTCTGTGAGTAGAAAGGATAATGGTAGTTCCGTTATTCTTAAGATCAATAATCTGGTCTTTAATTAAATTGGCATTTACAGGATCAAAACCAGAAAAAGGTTCATCAAGAATCAACAAATGCGGACGGTGAAGAACGGTAACTACAAACTGGATTTTCTGCGCCATCCCTTTTGACAGCTCAGACAGCTTTTTCTTCCACCATTGGTCGATGTGAAGTTTATCAAACCACTTTTTTGCCTCGGTTAACGCATCATTCTTTTTCATGCCTTTCAGTTCTCCGAAATAGAGAAGCTGATCTCCAACCGTCATGTTTTTATAAAGCCCGCGTTCTTCAGGCATATAACCGATATCTTTAATATGATCCGGATTAAGCTTTTGTCCGTTGATCTGTATTTCTCCGGAATCTGCCTGTGTAATTTGATTGATGATCCGGATAAAAGAAGTTTTTCCGGCTCCGTTCGGACCTAAAAGACCATAAACACTTCCTTTCGGAACATGGATGCTGAAATCATCCAAAGCTACCTTTTTTCCTGCGTTATAGGTCTTTCTAATATGTTCAGCTTTTAGCATTAATTTGTTTTTATAATTAGTATAAAAATGTTCCGAAAGTTACGGAATAATTAAGCTAAAAGAAAAAATCCTGATGATTATCAGGATTTAAATTATTGTTTCATAATCTGTGTGACTTTCATCGTGTTGTCACTCAGAATATATCGGATTAAATATTTACCGGGCTTTAGTTTTTCAATATTAATCTCACCGGAATTCATGTTTACCGAGTAGCTTGCGATCTGTGTACCCAAAATAGAGTAGAAAATCACACTTCGGATTTTCAGGTTCGGATCTTTCGCTTTTACGATAAGGAAATCCTTAGCCGGATTAGGATAAGCAACAAGCACTCCGTCATCAGACTTCTGAGAGAAGGAAGCCGGCTCCTTTATCTGCGCTTTCATATTGCCGGAAAATCCAACAAATGCGCCTAAAAAGATAAACAAAAGTAAAAGTTTTCTCATCAAATTATAATTTCTAAGGGATATTTTAACAAAAATAAATAATTCTGCAATTCTACGCAATAGTTTTTTTATATAAGTTGTAGTAAATTTGCATTAAATTTCATTCAAAAAGTATTCCAAAATGATACATTCAAGAAATAGAAGGCTGAGAGTAAACGAATCTGTAAGAAGTCTGGTAAGAGAATGTTCTCTTACAACCAATGATTTTGTAATGCCGATCTTCGTAATGGAGGGCGATAATAAAGAAGAACCGATCCCGTCGATGCCGGGAATTTTCAGAAGAAGTATTGATCTGACGGTGAAAGAATGTAAGGAGTTATTTTCTTTAGGTGTAAAAGCGGTTAATCTTTATATGAAGGTTTCAGAA
Encoded proteins:
- a CDS encoding porin family protein, which translates into the protein MKKFLLASALALSTMSFAQIDFSSTRFGVTVGGNYSRVKNAHNPSGPRYTVQAGVLALIPIGSANQFFIQPEVVYFGAGETGKDKDAKNYPGYDAVYANNYLSVPISFKGYFSESESEFFGLIGPRFNFLLSQNVKNAPKIYYTKDQIDPNYPNVNGKASSFNFGIGLGVGYSYKRQLELTARYDFGVTNTYPGLDQEPKGTNKGKSEQVLSLSLSYIFK
- the sucD gene encoding succinate--CoA ligase subunit alpha, with the protein product MSILVNKDSKVIVQGFTGNEGTFHASQMIEYGTNVVGGVTPGKGGSEHLGKPVFNTVADAVEKAGANVSIIFVPPAFAADAIMEAAEAGIKVIVCITEGIPVADMVKVKSYIADRDCRLIGPNCPGIITSEEAKIGIMPGFVFKKGKVGIVSKSGTLTYEAADQVVRAGYGISTAIGIGGDPIIGTTTREALELFINDPETEAVVMIGEIGGGLEAEAARWYKASGSTKPVVGFIAGQTAPKGRTMGHAGAIVGGAEDTAQAKMEIMRENGINVVDSPADIGATVAKILG
- a CDS encoding UDP-3-O-(3-hydroxymyristoyl)glucosamine N-acyltransferase → MTFHQPQKLKTIAELIGAKFVGSEDFEVLGTNEIHMVKAGEIVFVNHPKYYDKALNSAATIILIDKEVECPEGKALLVSEDPFRDFNKINTHFTRIYNFTEELHDVEIGEGTKIHASAVIGNNVKIGKNTLIFPNVVIGDRTVIGDNVVIQSNTVLGGDAFYYRKLNGNFDRLISVGNVVIENNVEIGNGCTIDRGVTDSTIIGEGSILDNQIQIGHDTVIGKKCLIASQVGIAGCCVIGDEVTLWGQVGIASGNKIESGSVLLGKTGVNRDLEKGTYIGMFAEDFKTYLKKEVKLRNLK
- the lpxA gene encoding acyl-ACP--UDP-N-acetylglucosamine O-acyltransferase, producing the protein MIHQLAAVDKRAKISKNVIVEPFTTIAGDVEIGEGTWIGPNVTIMDGARIGKNCRIFPGTVISAIPQDLKFDGEDTQVIIGDETTIRECVTVNRGTKALGFTKIGKNCLIMATSHIAHDCVIGDHVIIVNGCGIAGHVEIGDYTVMGGLSAVHQFGKIGKHVMISGGTLVRKDIPPYVKVAREPMSYAGINSVGLRRRGFTNEKIFEIQKIYRAIFQMKMNVSQALLYIEKEMLPTAERDEILQFIQNSPRGIVKGYGTGKERE
- a CDS encoding bifunctional UDP-3-O-[3-hydroxymyristoyl] N-acetylglucosamine deacetylase/3-hydroxyacyl-ACP dehydratase, producing the protein MSDMQKTLQQEVTLSGIGLHTGKEVKLTMKPAKENTGFVFVRTDLEGHPQVEADVNYVVATERGTTLEKLGVKITTCEHLLAALVGCDIDNAILEMDASEPPILDGSSKFFVEAIESVGVVDQNIAREYLVVKEVLTYSDPATGSEITIIPSDTYEVTTMVDFGTKVLGTQNATLKNISEFKEEISSARTFSFLHELEMLLDHGLIKGGDISNAIVYVDKDLTPETTEKLKKAFGKDNVSIRPNGILDNLNLNYPNEAARHKLLDVIGDLALAGVKIKGKVIANKPGHYVNTQFAKKLNRQWKLQKKKNVPDFDLTKEPVFDINGIMKLMPHRPPFLLIDKILELSDSHVVGLKNVTMNEPFFVGHFPKEPVMPGVLQVEALAQTGGILVLASVPDPENYSTYFIKIDKVKFKRKVIPGDTLIFKIELIEPIRRGIVHMQGYGYVGDTVAVEAELMAQVAKNKVD
- a CDS encoding ABC transporter permease — its product is MNNIFLITKREFLTQVKKKSFIILTLLAPILLLGFGAVIGLMFKANESHSIIEVVDKNGLFKNQLKSNDKLNYVFVSAADEKSKINNLKNNESLDGILVLPELKDQNFDELEKNTRLVINNKIGFDTKQKIVSDINEIIKKEKIKKLGIAEIQLDNLDKSFNLKTINVSENNKEDSDLAFGVKSVLSMLLMYVTFMFIIIYGVRVMRSVLEEKNNRVVEIIISSVKPFELMMGKILGVTMVALTQFIVWITMSVIGALVLNTGFSAIPKNIPGNEGVAEKFDVLQMGTQISHSLLELNFPLIIFVFITFFLLGYIFYSSIYAAIGSAVDNETETQQFTLFAVLPLMLGMYGSFTLMNNPDGPLGFWLSIIPFTSPVAMIARIPYGVPAWQIALSIGLLLGTTLFMIFLAGKIYRVGILMYGNKATLKEIWKWIKG
- a CDS encoding T9SS type A sorting domain-containing protein; translation: MRKLLLLFIFLGAFVGFSGNMKAQIKEPASFSQKSDDGVLVAYPNPAKDFLIVKAKDPNLKIRSVIFYSILGTQIASYSVNMNSGEINIEKLKPGKYLIRYILSDNTMKVTQIMKQ
- a CDS encoding ABC transporter ATP-binding protein; this encodes MLKAEHIRKTYNAGKKVALDDFSIHVPKGSVYGLLGPNGAGKTSFIRIINQITQADSGEIQINGQKLNPDHIKDIGYMPEERGLYKNMTVGDQLLYFGELKGMKKNDALTEAKKWFDKLHIDQWWKKKLSELSKGMAQKIQFVVTVLHRPHLLILDEPFSGFDPVNANLIKDQIIDLKNNGTTIILSTHRMESVEEMCDYVALINNSKKIIDGRVFDVREKFKKNIFGITVSDVNDSQLEAFRNKYEIFNISNENNLLSFDLKNETDQNHILLDLVHVGKVRSFDEKIPSMNEVFINAVSNNS
- the efp gene encoding elongation factor P; translation: MATSNDIRKGLCIEYSNDIYKVIEFLHVKPGKGPAFVRTKLKSVTNGKVIDNTFSAGHKIDEVKVITRKYQYLYDDENGFHFMNNDDFSQLYLNKEMIENSNLMKAGEEVTIILKEADETPLSAELPQSVYLEVVEADPGVKGNTATNALKNAIVETGARVMVPLFIEPGDKIKVSTEDGSYLERVKE